TCGAAGCCCGGGCATTGCAGGTGCTGGCGCTGCTCGGTCACGAGGAGGAACTGGCTCGTGTCGGGGTCGGTGCGCAGCAGCAGGCCCGTCTGCTTGAGGATCGGGACGTCGAGCGACTCGAACCCGAACACCTCGCCGTAGAAGCGCTTGATCTCGTCGCGCGAGGCGTCGAGCGCGCCCTTCGGCACGGTCAGCTCCATGTGGTTGAAGCGAAGCATCGGCGTCCTCCCTCGAGCGCGCGCGGAGTCTGTCACACGGGGCGCCGCGCTGAGAAGGGCCGGGCGCCCGCCGGTCAGCCCGCGTCCGAGAGCGCCTCGCTCTCGACGAGCGGCCGCCCGACGTTGCGCGCGATGAAGCCGAGCACGCGGCGCGACCACTCCGCGGGGTCGCGGTCGACGAGCGCGGAGTGCGTCGCGCCGTCGAGGATCCAGAGCTCGGCGCCGGGGGCGGCGGCGGCGAGCGCGCGCGTGTGCGCGACGTCGATCAGCGCGTCGTCGGTGCCGTGCGCGAGCAGCAGCGGGCGCGGCGCGATCCGCTGCACCGCCTCGAGCGGTGTCGGCAGCGCGCTCGCGCCGAGCCGCCAGACGACGGCGTGCCCGACGGCGCGCAGGAACGCGCGGCCGAGCGGCCCCGTCATGCCGTAGGTGCGACCGCCCGACTCGACCATCGCCGGGATGTCGGTGAACGCGTTGATCGCGACGACGCCGTCGATCGCCGGGTCGCTCGCCGCCGCGAGCAGCGCGCTCGCCGCGCCCTGCGACGTCCCGATCACGACCACGCGCTCGAGGCCGCGCACCTCCTTCGCGTGGCGAACGGCGGCCGACACGTCCTCGTGCTCGCGCACGCCGAACGACACGCCGCGCGCGGCGCCGTCGCTCGTGCCGTGCTCGCGGCAGTCGAACATCAGGACCGGATAGCCGGCGCCGCGCAGGAGGGGAAGGTGGCGGAGGAAGTCGCGGCGGTCGCCGCCCGCGCCGTGGACGGTGACGACGCCGATGCGCGCGAGCGGCCTCCCCGGCACCCACCACCCGCGCAGCGTCGAGCCGCCCGGCCCGGCGAACTCGACGTCCTCGAACGGGATGCCGTAGTCGATGCGCGGGTCGTGCAGGCCCGTGCCCCACCACTCCGCGCGGTCGCTCGCGTCGACGAGGCCCTCCTCGGGCGTGCTGTGCACGTACCACTCGGGGTAGAGCGCGTGCTCGGCGGCCCAGAGGACGGCGACGACGCCGGCGGCCGCGAGCACGGCGAGCACGGCGAGCGCGACGGAGATGCGGCGCATCGCGCGATCATGCCCGCGGCGCGCAGGCGGGTAAAGGCTCCCGTCGCCGCGCCCGCGCGCGTAGGATCGCCCGCTGCACGCGGCCGCGCCGCCGCGCGAGCCCAGGAGGAACGATGCCGCTCGGACCGCTCGACGACTACCTCGTGCACCAGACCACCGACCCCGTCGATCACGTCTTCACGAGCGATCGCAACTTCTACGACCGCTACTACTTCAACCTCCACGCGTCGAGCGACGAGCTGTTCCTCGTGACCGGGCTCGGGCAGTACCCGAACCTCGGGGTCACCGACGCCTTCGTGTGCGTCTCGCACGGCGACCGGCAGTACACGGTGCGCGCGTCGCGCGAGCTCGGCAGCGATCGCATGGACACCTCGGTCGGGCCGTTCCGGTTCGAGGTGCTCGAGGGGCTGCGCCGGCTGCGGCTCGTCTGCGAGGAGAACGAGTGGGGCGTCGCGTTCGACGTCGTCTTCGACGGCGTGCACGAAGCGCTGCTCGAGCCGAAGACCGTGAAGAAGTCGTTCGTGCGCACGACGTACGAGACGACGCGCTTCGCACAGGTGGGCGGCTACGGCGGGACGCTCACGGTGGCGGGCCGCACCTACGACGTGCAGCCCGACCGCTGGAAGGGCGCGCGCGATCGCTCGTGGGGCGTGCGTCCGGTCGGCGAGCCCGAGGCGCCCGGCATCCGCGCGAACGAGCCCCGCGCGGCGGGCTTCTTCCACAACTGGCTGCCCATGCAGTTCGACGACTACCTGCTCAAGGTCTACATCGAGGAGGGACCGGACGGAGAGCGCACGCTCGAGGAGGCCGTGAAGGTCCCGAACTTCGGCATCGACGCGCCGCACGAGCTGCTCGGCTCGCCGACGCACCGCATGACCTATCACCCAGGCACGCGCGAGGTCGCCGGCGCGACCATCGGCTTCGCGCACTCGCCGCTCACCGTGAAGACGACGCCGCTGCGCACCGTGAACCTCGGCATGGGAAGCGGCTACATGCCGCAGCCCGACTGGGCGCACGGGATGTACCAGGGCCCGCTCGTCGTCCAGGGCTTCGAGTACGACGCGTCGACGCCGCAGGCGCGCGCCCGGACGTTCGGCCTGAACGAGACGCTCTCGCGCTTCGACGCGAGCGACGGCGACGTCGGCTACGGCATGCACGAGAACCTGATCGCGGGAATCTACCGCCCGTACGGCTTCGACCGCCCCGACAGCGTCGCGAAGTGAGGGCGTCGGCGCCGCGCGCCGCGCGCGGGCTCGCCTAGCGTCGCCGCGCGCGGCGGCGCGCGACGAACAGCCAGTCCCAGGGGAGGGGGTCGCGCAGCAGGCGCGGCGCCCGCCCGCCCGGCAGCTCGAAGTACGCGCTCCACGGATACTCGACGCGCGCCTCCTCGACGACGTCGAAGCCCGCGTCGTCGAGCGCGCCGAGCGCCTCGCCGCGCAGGAAGTGCTTCGTGCGGGAGCCGTCGAGGTCGATCACGCCGTGCAGCAGGTCGCGCGCGGCGGCGGCCGTCGGCGCGATGCCCTCCCGCAGCAGGGCGGCGCCGCGCAGCCCGGAGCGGCGGTTCCAGGCGACGAGCCGCTCGTTCACCCACAGCGCCGCTTCGAGCGACGGGACGACGAGCAGGAGCGGCGCGCGCGGCGCGAGCGTCGCGCGCACGTGGCGGAGCATGCGCGCGCGATCCTCGTGCGAGGGCATGATCCACGCGTTCACGCAGATGCCGAGCTCGACGCCGCGCAGCCCGGCGACGGGCCGCCGCAGGTCGGCGCGCCGCAGCTCGACGTTCGGCAGGCGCTTCGCGCGCTCGCGCGCGACGGCGAGCAGCTTCGGCGCGAAGTCGAGCCCGACGACGCGCTCGAAGCGCCGCGCGAGCCGCGGCAGCTGGCGCCCCGTGCCGCAGCCGTAGTCGCACGCGAGGCGCGCGCGTCCCGCATGGGCGCGGAGCGCGCGCCGGAATGCGCCGCGCACGTCGCTGCCGACCGGGTCGAAGACCTCGTCCTCGAAGTCCTCGTGCATGGCGTCCCAGAAGCTCGAGCGCATGCCGCCTCCCGGACCGCCGACCTAGACGCCGAACGTGCGCCGGATGAGCTCGACGCTGATGCCGTCGGGGAGCAGCCGTCGTCCGATCGGCACGAGCCACGACGCGTCGCCGACCGCGTGGCGGACGCGCGGGCGCCGCGCGACGAGCGCGCGGTGGATCGCGCGCGCGACGACGATCGGCGGCGGCGCCTTCGGCAGGCTCGTGCGGATGTGCTCCTCGCAGGCGCGGATGCGCGCGCCGTACACGGAGGAGGATGGGTCGCCCCAGTCCATCGCGTCGTTGAAGGGCGTCGCGATGTCGCCCGGCTCGACGAGCGTGACGCCGATGCCGAGCGGCCCGACCTCGTTGCGCAGCGCGAGCGCGAGCGCGTCGATCGCGGCCTTGCTCGACGAGTAGTGCGACTGGAACGGGATCGGCGCGCGCCCGGCGAGCGAGCCGACGAGCACGACGCGCCCGCGGCCGCGCTCGCGCATCGCGGGCAGGACGGCGCGCAGGACGCGCAGCACGCCGAAGTAGTTCGTGTCGAGCTGGCGGCGCGCGGCGTCGACGTCGGTCTCCTCGACGCTCCCGAAGATGCTCATGCCGGCGTTGCAGACGACCGCGTCGATCGCGCCCGTCGCGGCGCGCATCGCGGCGACGGCGCGGGAAACCGACGCGTCGTCCGTCACGTCGAGCGCGAGCCACTCGACGCCGTCGGCGTCGGGCGACGGCGCGCGCTCGCGGCGGCTCGTGCCGAAGACGCGGAGGCCGCGCCGCGCGAGGAAGCGCGCCGTCTCCGCGCCGATGCCCGACGAGGCCCCCGTGACGAGGACGTTCTCCGCTGCCTGCATGTCCCCTCCGCGCGCGGCTCGCGCGCGACGCTACCACGCGCGCGCGCTACACCGACGCCGTGGCCGCGGCACGCACCGGAGCCCTCCTCGAAGCCTTCCACTTCCAGGCGCAGGCGTGCCGCGGCCTCGGCGCGCCGCTCGCCGCCGCGCTGCTCGATCGCGCGCGCGAGGACATCCGCGACGGCGGCCCGGTCGCCGCGCTCCTGGGCGACGTCGTCGACGATCCGCTGCGCGCCGCACTGCCGCTGCGGCTGCTCGCGGGGCTGCACCGGCTCGTCCTGACCGACGAGGCGCACGACCTCGCGGCCTACTGTGCGAGCGTCGGGGGCCGCTTCGACGCCGCACCCGGCTCGCGCGATGCGGACGCCGCGGGCGACTGCATGCTCGCGCTCGTCGCGGAGAAGTCGGCGCGGCTTCGCCCCCAGCTCGCGGTCGATCCGCAGACCAACGAGGTGGCGCGGTCGGGCGCGCTGTTCGGCGGCTTCCTGACGGTCTGGAAGCGCGCGAACCTCCCGCTGCAGCTGCTCGAGCTCGGGGCGAGCGCCGGCCTCAACCTGCGCTTCGACCGCTATCGCTACCGGCTCGGGATCTTCGAGTGGGGCGACGCGCGCTCGCCCGTCTTCGTGCACCCGCGCTGGGTGGGCGACTTCCTGACACCCGCCGCGCGGGACTTCGAGATCGCCGAGCGCGCGGGTTGCGACCTCGCGCCCATCGACGTCGCAGACCCGGAGCAGGCCGTGCGCCTGTGCTCGTACGTGTGGCCGGACGATCGCGATCGCTTCGATCGTCTGCGCGCGGCCATCGACGTTGCGCGCGCACACCCGGTCGCGATCGACCGCGACGATGCGCTCGACTGGCTCGCCGACCGGCTCGCGGACCGGCGGCCCGGCCGCGCGACCGTCGTGTTCCACTCCGTGTTCCAGCAGTACCTGTCCGCCGCGGATCGCGCCGAGCTCGAGGCGATGCTCGACGCCGCGGGACGCGAGGCGCGCATGGCCATGCCGCTCGCGTGGCTGCGGCTCGAGCAGGAGGAGCTCGTGTTCCGCCTGCGGCTGCGCAGCTGGGATGCCGCCGGGCGGCGCGACGAGCTGCTCGCCGAGGCCCACCCGCACGGGCGCTGGGTCGACTGGAAGGCGCGCGGGCTGCGGCCGATGATCGGCGAGGTCGAGGACGAGGGCTGAGGCGCGCGCCCGCCGGGATGCAGCAATCCGGAGCGTAGGCGATCGCCCCCAAAAGGTTTTTCCGCCAGTAGTCGATGGTGCGGCCGTCCGTTATGGTTCGCGGCCGCCGGAGCGGATGATGGTGGAGCCCGGCGGCCAATCCGACAGCGACGGTCTCGTGAAGAGAGGGCTTGGAACCTGATGCAGGGCGTCGTCGAGACGTCGGCGCATTCGTCGACGCAGGGTTTCGATGCGGCCGACATCCGTCGGCGCTACGGGAACGCGTTCCGTCCCCGACCCTGGATCTACTGGACCGACATGCTCGCCTCGGCGGCGGTCGGGTGGGCGGCCTTCGCGGAGGCGCTCGCCCAGCCGCTCGGCTCGGCGGCCTGGGGCCTCTGCCTCGGCATCGCGATCTTCGCGCATCTGCGCTCCGTCCTGTTCATCCACGAGCTCACACACCTCGCTCCCGATGCGCTCCCGGGCTTCGAGGTCGCGTGGCACGCGCTCGTCGGTGCGCCGCTCCAGGTGCCGAGCCTGATGTACGTGGGCTCGCACAACGACCACCACAAGCGAACGGCGTTCGGAACCGTCGACGACCCCGAGTACGCGTTCATCGCGAGCTACAGCCGCTGGCGCATCGTGCGCTTCGTCGTGAGCGTCGCGTTCGTGCCGCTCGTCCTGCCGCTGCGCTGGGGCGTGCTCGCGCCGCTCTCCTACCTGTTCCCGCCGCTCCGCCGGCTCGTCGTCGAGCGGCTGTCGACGCTCGGCATCAACCCGCAGTACCGCCGCCCGATGCCGAAGGGCTCGGCCGCGCGGCGCTGGGTGCGCCAGGAGACGGCGCTCGGCGTCGTGTTCTGGCTCGCCGTCGGCGCGTGGGCGATGGGCTGGATCGGTCTTCCGTTCTGGGCGACGTGGGTGTGCATGACGGGCGGCATCCTGCTCATCAACCAGGTCCGCACGCTCGCCGCGCATCGCTACGAGCGCGACGGCAGCCAGTGCGGGACGGTCGATCAGGTGCTCGACTCGATCAATCTGCGCGGGCTCCCGATCCTGACGGCGCTCGTCGCGCCCGTCGGGCTCCGCTACCACGCGCTGCACCACTTCCTGCCCGCGGTTCCCTACCACGCGCTCGGCACGCTCCACCGAAAGCTCGTTCGCGAGCTGCCGCAGGAGGCGCCCTACCACCGGACCGAGGCCGAGGGCGTGCTCGCGGCCGTGAAGCACCTCTGGTCGAAGGCGCCGGCCTAGCGAGCGCCGCGCCCTCAGCGCAGCGCGCGGCGTCCGAGCAGCCGGAAGATCACGGGCCATCCGAACAGCAGCGGGTGGCGCCGCTGGCGCTCCGTGAGCTCGGTGCGCACGCCCGAGTGGCGCTCCACCTTCCAGAGCGCGTAGGGCAGCCAGTCCCCGAACGTCGTCGCCGTCTTCAGCAGTCGCAGCGCGGCGAGCGCTTTGCAGACGGGGCGCATCGCCTGCCAGCGGAGCCGCGCCGCGCGGCGCGCCGCGGGCCGGCTCTCCACCTCGACCGCCCCCGCGAACGCCGTGAAGCGCGCGATGCGCCCGTCCTCGGCGAGCGACGCGAGCGCGGCGTGCGCGGCGCGCTCGTAGCGCTCCGGCGCGGCCTCCCAGTGCGAGCGGATCGTCTCGGGCGACTCGCTGCGGAACTCGGTCGAGTACGTGCGCGCGAAGGCCTGCTGCCAGAACGCGGCGAGCGAGAAGCGCTGCAGGCGCGGGCTGCCCGCGGCCGCCGGCATGAGCGGCGCCATACGCAGCGCGAACGTCCGCACCGCTTCGGCGACGGCCGCCGTCGCGCGCTCGCGCGCGCGCGCGTCGCGCGCCCAGGCGATCAGCGCCGGCTGCGCGAAGCGCGCCCAGATGTAGGGATGGAGCGCTCGCTCGCCCGCGAGCCGCTCGAATGCCGCCGCCGAGAGGACCGCGTACTTGCAGCGCACGTCGACGGGCTCCTCGCCGGGCGCGAGGGCGGCGCGCGTCTCGAGGTAGAACACGTTCGGCGGCAGGCACGCGTTCGCGAACGCGAGCCAGCCCGCGCCGTAGGTCGAGCGGTAGTCGTCGACGACGACGTAGAAGTCGAGGACGCCCTCGTGCGTCGCCTTGCGGAGGCACGAGCCGTAGAAGAGGACGGCGGCGACGCACGCGCCGTGACGCTCGACGATCGCGCGTGCGAGCGCCGCGGCCGCGGGAGGCGCGGGCCGCGCGAGCTCCGGGCGGACGAGCTCGACGAGCGCGTCGCGCGCGCCGGCCACGGAGCGCGCGTTCCTAGGCCCGGACGAAGCGGACGTTGTTCTCGGCGGTGATCGAGAGCGTGCGGCCGACACGCGGAGCGCACTGCTCGCCGTCGATCGTGAAGCCGCAGTCGAAGCGCAGCTCGGCGCGCTTGCAGTTGCGGCTCAGATAGCCGTTGTCCTCGGTCGCGTGGACGTTCGGGTGCCCGAAGAGCAGTCCGGGCACCGTGCGCGCGCGGTGGCGGGCATCGCTCGCGAGGCCCGTGAAGCGCACGCCGCCCGGGCCCTCGCCCCAGAAGGGGCGCAGCCGCGCGAAGAGCTGCGGCAGCGTCGACGCCATGAAGAGCGTGAACTCGCCCGGGGCGATCAGCTCGCCGTCGAGGTGCACCTGCGCCTTGTCGGGCGCGACCATGCCGTCCGTGCCGCCGAGCAGGAGCTTGCCGACGAGCGCGCCGATCACCGTCGTCGAGCCGAAGACGCCGCGCGCCCGGCCCTGCGGGAACGACGAGTGCACGAGCTCGATCCCGCGGTAGATGACGCCGCCGCCGAAGAACATTCCGCAGCGCACCTCGCCGTCGGACTCGACGCGCAGGACGTCGCGGCGCCGGATGCGCTCCTCGAGCCGACCCTGGCGGGCGGCCTGGATCACCGTCTCGAGGCTGCGGACCGGGTCGCGGTGGGCGCCGATGTCGAGCGCCGTGGTGTTGGTCCGGCCGCCGCGCAGCACGGCGATCATCGGGACGCGGCCGTCGAAGACGCCGTGCTCGAGGATCTCGGTCAGCGCGTGGGCGAGGGTGCCGTCGCCGCCGTTGACGACGAGCAGGTCGACTTCCTGGCGCGAGAGGTCGGAGAGGGCCTCGGGCACGGCGCTCGCGTGGTCGGTCTCGACGTGCACGACCTCCGGGTAGTTGCGGATCAGCTGGAGGAGGCGCCAGACCTGCTTGTCGCTGCGACCCGCGCGGAGGTTGTTGAGCAAGCCGATACGCAAAGCCAAAGCTCGACCCTGCTGTGACCAGCGGCGCGGACGGATGCGGAAACGAGCGCGATGCGCGGACGCCGAAGGCGTGGTGCGCGGCGTTGGTTCCCGGGTCAGCGGCCGGAAAAGGTGTCGGAGAACGAGGTAGCCGTGGATCCCTCACCCTGGAACCGGTGGGGGCCCCCTCCAGAGCTGGCGCGCAGCGTAACGTCGATCACCGATCTCGCCCACACCCGGTAGGGGCGGACGTCGAGCGCCATCGACATGACGGTGCGGAGGGGTTGGGGAAAAGCCTTCAGGAAGTCCTGCTCGAAGAGCGGTGAAGACGCCTTCACCGAGCCTTCGACGTCGGGCCCGCGCAGCGCGAGCACGGCGGGGACGGGATAGCCGCGCGTGGAGGCGCCCGAGAGCGCGCCCTCCGCCGTCGCTTCGAGGTTCGCGTACGCAGTGGGGGCGTCGTCCTCGCGCGCGATGGCCATCCAGGCGCGGCCTTCCCCGCCGGGGCGCTGCCACTGGAGCACGAGCGCGGAAGCGCGGCCGTCGCGGTCGACGCCGACGGCCGACACGCGCCGCGCGCCGCCGAACGCCGCGTCCGGCGACCACGCGTGGAGCAGGCTCGCCGTTCCCGCGACCGTGCGCGGCGTCGCCCACTCGCGCAGCTGGATCGTCCCCACGATCGGAACCAGCGTCGCGAGCAGCTCGCTCTGCGCGCCGGGCGGCTCGAAGTCGGCCGGCAGTGCGGCGCGCGCCTCGAGCGGGAGCTGCAGATCGACGCGGATGCGGCTCTTGTCGATGCGATAGCGCGCGTAGTCGCGCGAGAGGTCGAGATGCGTCGTCCCGATGTCGAGCCGGCGGCGATCGGCGGAGAGCTCCCACTCGTCGCTCCTGCGCACGTTGTCGAACGCGTGCACGCGCTCGTCGCGGTCGACCCAGAGCCCGGACGCGACGGCGTTGCGCTCGCCCGGGCCCGCGTTCGTCACGAGGATGCGCGCGAGCAGCAGGCCGCCGTCGTCGAAGCTCGCGATGAGCTGGTACTCGTCGCTCGCCTGGTCGCCGCCGCGGCGCACGGCGGGGTCGGGCTGCGGAAGCGCGTCGGCGCCGCTCGGGTCGCCGTTCGCGAACGCGGGGAGTGCGGTCAGGAGCAGTGCGAGCAGGCGGGTGGGCGCGGCGGCGCGCCGGCGCGATCGCCGGCCTGTGGTCTCGCGGGGCGCGGGCATGGCGGCCTCCGACGGGCGCACGCGCACCCGATTCAGCGCGCCGCCGTCGCGACGCTCGCGCCCTCTTCGTACCACGGACGGATCCGCGTGCCCCGCGCGCGCAGCGCGAGCGCCTGCGCGATGCGGACGAGCTGGATGGCGATGCTCCCGAGCGTCCACAGCGCGATCGCGCGGAGGCCCGCTTGCGGTGACGCGAAAGCGAGCCCGGCGGAGAGCAGCAGCAGGTTCGGGTTGCGCCGTGCGATCACCTGCCGGAACCACCCGTCGAACGGCCGCCACGTGAACATCTCCATCTCGAAGAGCAGCAGGAAGACGCCTTCGAGGAGACGGCCGACGACGTAGCCACCGACGACGATCCACACGGTCGCGAGCTGCGCTCCGAAGCCGGGCTCGCCCTGCGCGAGCCCCCACGCCCACGCGGCCCACCACAGCGGGGGGTGGACGAGGTCGAGCCCGTGATCGAGCACGTGCCCGAAGCGCGACGACGTGAGCGTGCAGCGCGCGAGCTTGCCGTCGACGGTGTCGAGGAACGTCATGATCCACGCGAGCGCGAGGCCGGGCGCGAAGCCGCGTCCGCCGCCCGCCCACAGCGCGATCACGGCGATGGCGAGCGCGTAGCTCACCGCCGTCACGGTGTTGGGGGTGATGCCGCGTCGCACGCATGCCCGCACCGCGGCGCGCGCGGGCACGGGCCAGACCCACTTCGTGACGAGATCGGTGACGCCCTTGTAGGACGCCGCGAAGATCTCGTTCTCGACGCCGCGCACGTTCGAGTCGACGGCGGGCAGCGCGAAGGGCGGCTGGTGCTTGCGGAGTCGTTCGTCGTAGGCGGGAACGAGATCGCCCGGGGCGAGCGTCGCGAAGCCCGCGCGCGCGCCACCGGCGAGCGCGTCGCGCGCGGCGGCGGCGCGGTCGGGCCCGGCGACGACGGCGAGCGGGCGCCCGTCGTCGCCCGCGAGCAGCGTGCCGGCCGGCGCCGCGGCGAGCGCGTGCAGGAGCCGCTCGTCGTAGAACGTGTCCGCGCGGACGAGCAGCACGCGGTCGTCGCTAGGCGAGGGGACGACGCCGTCGCGATCGCGCGCGACGTGCACGACGCCGGCGCGAGCGAGTCCGCGCTCGAGCCGCTCGCTCGCCGTGAGGCCGAACGCGCGCGCGCGCGCGGCGTCGGCGTCGACGAGCACGGCGAGCAGACCGCTCGCGCTCCCGCCGCTCGCGGGCGACGTCTCTCGCGGTCGGGGCCGCGCGTGGGACTCGTCGGGTGTCATCGGAGCTCGTGCGGGGGAGGGCGGCGCGGAACCTATCACACGCGCTGGGGCTGAGATAGGCTCGCGCGCGAGCGAACGACGCGACGTGTTCACCCTGGCGCACATCTCCGACTGGCACGCGACGACGCTCGAGGGCGCACCGCTCGCGGCACTCGCGAACAAGCGCTTCTTCGGGTGGCAGTCGTGGCTTCGCAAGCGGCGCAAGCGTCACCGCCCCGAGGTGCTCCGCGCCGTGTTCGACGACGTGCGCGCGTGCGCGCCCGACCACGTCGTCGTCACCGGCGACCTCACGAACGTCGGTCTTCCCCAGGAGTTCGCGGAGGCCGCCGCGCAGCTGCGCGAGCTCGGCGACCCCACGTGGGTCACGGTCGTGCCCGGCAACCACGACGCGTACGTGCGCGTTCCCTCCGACGTCGGTGTCGACGCGTGGGCGCCGTATCTGTGCGGGGACGGGGCGGCGGCGGACGCGCGCGCGCCGCGCGCGAGCGAGTATCCGACGCTGCGCGTGCGCGACGGCGTCGCGATCGTGGGCGTGTGCACGGCGCGGCCGACGGCGTGGCTCCTCGCGAGCGGCGAAGTCGGCGCGGGCCAGCTCGCGCGGCTCGAGGCGCGCCTGCGCGCGCTCGGCGAGCGCGGGCTCGTGCGCGTCGTCGCATTGCACCATCCGCCGACCGACGAGGGCGTGTCGTGGCGTCGACGCCTGCGCGACTGGCGCGCGCTCCAGCACGTGCTCGCGCGCGCGGGTGCCGAGCTCGTCGTGCACGGTCACCGCCATCGCACGTGGCTGGGCGAGATCCCGGGACGCGGGGCGCCCATCGCCGTCGGCGGCACCCGCTCCGCGTCCGACGTCGGCGTGAAGGACGCCGCGCGCGCGCAGTACCACCTCTACCGGATCGAGCGCGACGGCGCGCAGGTGCGGATTCGCGTCGAGGTCCGCGGCTGGGATCGCGCGCGCCGCTGCATGGCACCCGAGCGCGAGCACGCGTTCGCGTCCGTCCCCGCGCCGGTACCCGTGCCTCTCCGCGCCTAACGAGGCGCGCGCGAGGGCGGCGCGGCGGCGTCGACGCGCGCGCCCGCGCGCCCGCGCTCGCCGATCACGCGCTCGACGAGCGCGAGGTCGGCCGGCGTGTCGACGTCGACCGCCGCGTCGGCGAACGGCAGCACGACGGGCGCGGCCTCGGCGCCGATCGCGCGCGACGCGCGCGCGAAGGCGGCCTCGAGCGAGAGCACGCGCAGCGCGAACAGCGCGAGCGTTCCGAGCCCGAAGGCGCGCGCGAGCTTCCACGGCTGCTTGCGGTCGCGCTCGACGCGGCGCCAGAACTCGACGGCACGCCGCGCCGCGGGCGTGCGCAACGCGAAGAGGTTCGCGCCCGAGACGCCGCCGTCGCGGAAGCGCAGGTACGTGCGCCGCGTGTCGGGGAAGCGCGCGCGGATCGTCGCCTCGCGGACGACGCCGACCGCCACGTCCGCGCCCGCCGCGTCCGCCCCGGCGAGGAACGCGTCGAGGATGTCGGCGTCGAGCAGCGCGTGGTCCGCGGTCGTCAGCAGGACGGGCCGCGGCGCCGTCGCGCGCGCGCGCGCATCGAGCGCCTGCAGCACGCTCTCGCTCGGCGACGACGCGGCGCGCAGGATCGCGGCGTCGCCCGCGGCGACGAGCTCGGGCCGGTCGATGCTGACGCGGATCGCGCCGATGCGCGGGTGCGCGCGCAGCGTGCGCAGCACGCGCTCGAGCATCGGCTCGCCCGCGACGGGCACGAGTGCGCGGTGCGCGGCGCCGTGACTCTCGGCGAACGGATCCTCGCCCGCGCGGCGGCCGGCGAGCACGATGGCGTCGTACGGCTGCGGATCGGCGGCGGGTGTCACGCGCCGAGTGGTACCGCAGTCGCCCGCCGCGCGCGCACGACGCGACCGTCTGCGATCTCGCCTATGCTCGCCCGCCCGCGTCGACGCCGGCGGCCGCTCGCGCGTCGGCCGGGGCGGGGGGGCGCGTGCGGCTGTTCATCGATGCGACGGGTGCGTCCTCGCGCGCGGCGGGCGCGGGCGCCGTACGCGTCTTCGGGATGCCGCTCGCGGAGCGCCACGCACTCGGCGCCCTCGAGGCGGGCCTCGACGTCGACACCGTCGTCGTCGCGGTCGCGCACGACGACGCCGGCCTCGCGCTGCCGGCGAGCCTCCGCGCGCGCGTCCGCATCTCGATCGCGACTCCCGGCGAGAGCGAGGACGCGAGCGCCGCGGCCGTCGCGCAGCTCGCCGCGCTGCTCGCCGACGGGACGGGCGCGCCCGTGCTCGTCGCCCCCGGCGACGCCGTCGCCGACGCGCGCATCCTCGCGCAGCTCGCGGAGGGTTCCGGCTCGCGCGTGTTCGCCGCCGGCGAAGGCGCCGATCGCCGCCGGCTCGCGCTGCTCCAGCCGGGCGTGGGGCTGCGCGGGGAGAGCATCGACGCGGCGCTCGACGCGCTCGTCGCGAGCGGCGACGCCGCCGTGCTCCGCGAGGACGAGTTCCGCGGCTACATCGCGATGCTGCGCCGCGACCTCGCCCCCTACGTCGTTCCGGTGCGCGACGAGGGCGAGCGCCGCCGCGTCGAGCGCTTCCTCTTCTGGTCGAACTACAAGGGCTCGACCGACTTCATGACCCGCTACGTGTACCCGCCGTTCGTGTGGCTGCTCGTGCGGCCGC
This genomic interval from Myxococcota bacterium contains the following:
- a CDS encoding CDP-alcohol phosphatidyltransferase family protein; protein product: MTPDESHARPRPRETSPASGGSASGLLAVLVDADAARARAFGLTASERLERGLARAGVVHVARDRDGVVPSPSDDRVLLVRADTFYDERLLHALAAAPAGTLLAGDDGRPLAVVAGPDRAAAARDALAGGARAGFATLAPGDLVPAYDERLRKHQPPFALPAVDSNVRGVENEIFAASYKGVTDLVTKWVWPVPARAAVRACVRRGITPNTVTAVSYALAIAVIALWAGGGRGFAPGLALAWIMTFLDTVDGKLARCTLTSSRFGHVLDHGLDLVHPPLWWAAWAWGLAQGEPGFGAQLATVWIVVGGYVVGRLLEGVFLLLFEMEMFTWRPFDGWFRQVIARRNPNLLLLSAGLAFASPQAGLRAIALWTLGSIAIQLVRIAQALALRARGTRIRPWYEEGASVATAAR
- a CDS encoding metallophosphoesterase, with the protein product MFTLAHISDWHATTLEGAPLAALANKRFFGWQSWLRKRRKRHRPEVLRAVFDDVRACAPDHVVVTGDLTNVGLPQEFAEAAAQLRELGDPTWVTVVPGNHDAYVRVPSDVGVDAWAPYLCGDGAAADARAPRASEYPTLRVRDGVAIVGVCTARPTAWLLASGEVGAGQLARLEARLRALGERGLVRVVALHHPPTDEGVSWRRRLRDWRALQHVLARAGAELVVHGHRHRTWLGEIPGRGAPIAVGGTRSASDVGVKDAARAQYHLYRIERDGAQVRIRVEVRGWDRARRCMAPEREHAFASVPAPVPVPLRA
- a CDS encoding NTP transferase domain-containing protein, translated to MTPAADPQPYDAIVLAGRRAGEDPFAESHGAAHRALVPVAGEPMLERVLRTLRAHPRIGAIRVSIDRPELVAAGDAAILRAASSPSESVLQALDARARATAPRPVLLTTADHALLDADILDAFLAGADAAGADVAVGVVREATIRARFPDTRRTYLRFRDGGVSGANLFALRTPAARRAVEFWRRVERDRKQPWKLARAFGLGTLALFALRVLSLEAAFARASRAIGAEAAPVVLPFADAAVDVDTPADLALVERVIGERGRAGARVDAAAPPSRAPR
- a CDS encoding CDP-alcohol phosphatidyltransferase family protein, whose translation is MRLFIDATGASSRAAGAGAVRVFGMPLAERHALGALEAGLDVDTVVVAVAHDDAGLALPASLRARVRISIATPGESEDASAAAVAQLAALLADGTGAPVLVAPGDAVADARILAQLAEGSGSRVFAAGEGADRRRLALLQPGVGLRGESIDAALDALVASGDAAVLREDEFRGYIAMLRRDLAPYVVPVRDEGERRRVERFLFWSNYKGSTDFMTRYVYPPFVWLLVRPLARLRVHPNWVTLVDILATFAAVPYFARGEWVAGLALAYLMSVLDSVDGKLARVTFTSSKLGEVMDHGLDIVHPPIWYLAWGHALAQASQAPLAWRASLWMLGLYVVDRIVAGVFKARHGKSIHGYTPFDERMRTFISRRNVNLPFFTLALAADAVRGDATFAAARACFYAIVAWQAACLAFHVDRLVRFWSRGGAR